One Myxococcus stipitatus genomic window, GAGCGGTCTACCTGGGCGCCGATGGCGGCACCGGGGCGGACAAGGGCACCCAGCAGATCACCCACCAGCCCGGCTTCCACGACAGGCTCCGCCAGTGCTTCCTGGACAATATCTCCAGCATCCCGGCCTGCGTGGATGCCCTCCTCGAGGTCATCAAGGAATATGTGTGGGACGGCGAGGACGCGGGACTGACGCAGCCCATCCATCGGCTGCTGCGGGATGGCTCCGGTCGGAGCTTCGCCACCCGCTATCCCGCCATCGCCGCGGACCAACGATACCGCTATCGACAGATGTTGAAGATGCTCTTGCGGATGAAGGCGCGCTACGGCGGATGATGCTCCGTCCCTGATTCGAAGCGAGACCTCCACGCCATGAACGCCCCATCGATGGATCCAGCCATCCAAGCCGCGCTCGAAGCCACGTTGGGCCACCCGGCCCCCTTTGCTCCCGAGGAGTGCGCGTCCATCCAGGGGCCACTCGTCGTGCGCGGAGCGCGCGTCCTCGACGCGCTCGCCCTGCTCCCTGCCCTGCGGCACCTGGAGCTGGTCTCCTGCGAGGTCCGCAAGCTCGACGTCCTCTCCCAGCTCCCGGCGCTGTCGACCTTGAGGGTCGTCTGCAGTGCCGTCAGCCGCCTCGACGCCCTCGCGCAATGCGCGAACCTGGAGGATCTGGAGCTGCTCTTCACCAACGCCGAGGACATGACCCCGCTGTTGCGGCACCCCAGCCTGCGACGCGTGCGATTGATGGGGAACCCCTGGAGCCCCACGAGCCACCAGACCCAACGGCGCGACCTCTACACGACCCCCGTCGCCCGGTGGGGACGCCCGCCGCTGACCGAAATCTCACACGGTGGAGGCTGGGCGCTGACGCGACAATGGCGCGGCAAGGGCCTCAAGCTCGCCATCGATTACAGCGACCCGCGGTTCCGCGTGCTGGCCATGCCGGGCCTCGCCCGCTTCGAGGGCTCGGATTGCAACTGCATCCGCCTGGGCGGCGACGTGCCCGTCCTGGACAAGATCGACGCGAAGGGCGCCAAGGCCGACGTCCTGATGGACGAGTTCTCACGGGTCCTGCCGCTCGTGAGTTCGTCGGAGCTTCAAGGCCCTCTTCAGCTCGGGGATGCGGACGCCGCGCGACAGTGGCTCGAAGCCCTCTCCGCCGAGGACAAGGCCCGCTTCGCGCGCTTCCTCCGACGCTTCCCCTGGCTCACCTTCTTCCGGCAGGGCACCGCGCCGCTGGAGGACACGGCGCGGGAACACCAGGTCACCCTCCCCGACTGGTTGAAGGCCTGGTCCGAGGCGCTCGCGGGCTTCAATCCCCACTGTCGAATCGCCGTCCAGTTCGACGGGTTCGACCAGGGGCCCTACAACGAGGAGAAGCTCCTCCAGGGCTGGTACCGGCTCGGACGGCAGGGCTACGCGAGCGAGGAGGAGCGCGGCCTCGTGCATGACCGCCTCGGGTTGTTCCCCATCGGCCACTGGGACGACGAGAGCGTCTCCGCGCTGGCCATCTCCGTGGCCTCGCCCCAGGACCGGGCCATCTACCAATACCCGCTCGGATACCTCTGGGACGACCTCTCGGATGGGAAGCGCCTGGAGGATCAGCTCACGCCCGTCTTCGAGTCGTATGCGTCGATGTGGAGTCACGTCACGGCCATCCGGCTGGACGACCTCGAGCCGGTTCCCGCGCTGGATGTGAGTGATTGACGAGCCCCGCCGCCATGCCCGAACCGACCCAGGAACAACCCCTCACCCTTCGAGACCTCGCGCTGGCGGGCGTGGCCCGTCAGCTCGGCCCCGACGACGACACGCGGCTGGAGGTCCGGTTCCTCCGCCACGCGATGGAGACGGTCGAGGCGCGGCACGCCGACTGGGCCGCCGCGGCCCGGAGCTGTCTGGCGGCCCCCGCGCCACGCGACGTCCCGCTGGCGCGACTGGCGGGACAGCTCGGCCTCACGCTGCTGGAGCAGCTCGTGGTGGCGCTGGCCATGGCCGTCGAGGAAGAGGCCGTGGTGGGCCGCGTCCTCGCCTTCGTCCAGGCTCCCGCCGGGGGCTCCCGTCCGACGCTTGGTCTCATCTCGAGGGCCTTCGCCGACGTCGTTCCTCCCGGGCAGTCGCCGCTGCATCAGCTGGCCTCGGGCGCCGCGCTGGGGAGCGGTCTGCTCGTCAGGCATGGCACGGAGCTGCCCCTCGCGGAACAATCCCTGGCGCTTCCCCTGCCCCTCTATCTCGCCCTCCAGGGGCAGGACGGCGCGTGGCCTGGGACGACGCTCGGCCCGGGCCCCATCCCGACGATTCCCCTCCCGGACTCCACGCTCGAGGGGGTGCATCGCCACGCGCGGACGTTGATGGCGGAGCCCCGGGGCGCGCTGCTGCTGCGCGGAGGCTCCACCGCGGAGACCCGCACGGTCGCCACCGCGCTGGCCGTGGCCATGGGACGACGCCCCCTCTTCATCGAGACCGAGCGCCTCGAGTCCCTGGGCCCCTACCTGCTGCTGCGCTCGCTCCTGCCGGTGTTCTGCTTCGAGCTGGGCCCCGGGGAGCGCAAGGCCGTGCCGACGCTCGCCGCCTATGATGGGCCCGCCCTCATCCTCGGCGGAGTGGAAGGTGGCTTCGAGTCCCCCTCGGGGAACCTCCTCACCTGGACACTGCCAGTCCCCTCTCGCGGCGAACGACAGGCCTTGTGGAGCGAGGCGCTCCAGGACGACGTGCTCGCGGAGGAGCTCGCCGGCACGCACCGACACCGCGCGGGGAGGATCGCCCACCTGGGTCACGCCGCGCGCCGCCAGACCGTCCTGCGCGGCGGCACCGTCACCGAGGCCCGGGACGTGCTGGCCGCGGCCTGGGCGGGAGACGGTGGAGGGTTGGGGGCCATGGCACAAGCCCTGCCCGAGCGCATCAGCGACGAGGCCCTCGTCGCCACGCCCCTGCTGGCCGCGGAGCTCCAGGCCCTGCTGCTGCGCTGCCGGGCCCGGGACGGACTGGCCGAGGGGCTCGGCGCCTCGGCCACGACGCGCTACCGCACCGGGGTGACGGCCCTGCTGGTGGGTCCCTCGGGCACGGGGAAGACGCTGGCCGCGGGGTGGCTGGCCACGCGGCTGGGCATGCCGCTGTACCGCGTGGACCTGGCCAGCGTGACGAGCAAGTACATCGGCGAGACGGAGAAGAACCTCGCGCAGATCTTCGCGCGCGCCGAGCACGCCGAGGTGATGCTGCTCTTCGACGAGGCGGACTCGTTGTTCGGCCGGCGCACGGACATCCGTGACTCGAACGACCGCTTCGCCAACGCGCAGACGAACTACCTGCTCCAGCGCATCGAGTCCTTCGACGGCGTCGCCCTGCTGACGAGCAACAGCAAGGGGCGGTTCGACCCCGCCTTCATGCGCCGGCTCGACGCCATCATCGACTTCCCGATGCCCGGCCCCGAGGAGCGCCGCGCGC contains:
- a CDS encoding ATP-binding protein, with protein sequence MPEPTQEQPLTLRDLALAGVARQLGPDDDTRLEVRFLRHAMETVEARHADWAAAARSCLAAPAPRDVPLARLAGQLGLTLLEQLVVALAMAVEEEAVVGRVLAFVQAPAGGSRPTLGLISRAFADVVPPGQSPLHQLASGAALGSGLLVRHGTELPLAEQSLALPLPLYLALQGQDGAWPGTTLGPGPIPTIPLPDSTLEGVHRHARTLMAEPRGALLLRGGSTAETRTVATALAVAMGRRPLFIETERLESLGPYLLLRSLLPVFCFELGPGERKAVPTLAAYDGPALILGGVEGGFESPSGNLLTWTLPVPSRGERQALWSEALQDDVLAEELAGTHRHRAGRIAHLGHAARRQTVLRGGTVTEARDVLAAAWAGDGGGLGAMAQALPERISDEALVATPLLAAELQALLLRCRARDGLAEGLGASATTRYRTGVTALLVGPSGTGKTLAAGWLATRLGMPLYRVDLASVTSKYIGETEKNLAQIFARAEHAEVMLLFDEADSLFGRRTDIRDSNDRFANAQTNYLLQRIESFDGVALLTSNSKGRFDPAFMRRLDAIIDFPMPGPEERRALWLSHLGPRHRVSPRDLNRLSTMAELAGGHIRNAVLLAAVLARQEARPIEYADLLRGFASEYKKLGRHVPAELRDAGPLPSPHRPASGES